The following proteins come from a genomic window of Flavobacterium crocinum:
- a CDS encoding YARHG domain-containing protein, with amino-acid sequence MTTPNTLFKIALSLTLLLFIQSVSGQTLKDCSSCKTHLIKKEQIKGLNSDNIRLLTNEIYARNGYTFENSRFQEYFESKPWYKSIGDNKKVALNDIEKKNITFLKDITKTLEDQKKELTSQLKNFKELVNQDKITELKSNFNFSYEQKDNTVEKKLLKEVFSKIILTTSIITKTKECLKQLKTMDLFRLNT; translated from the coding sequence ATGACTACTCCCAATACATTATTTAAAATAGCATTGAGTCTAACTCTTTTATTATTTATACAATCTGTTTCCGGACAAACATTAAAAGACTGTTCTTCATGCAAAACACACTTAATCAAAAAAGAACAGATTAAAGGTTTAAACAGTGACAACATCAGACTATTAACTAATGAGATTTATGCAAGAAATGGATATACGTTTGAAAATTCAAGATTTCAGGAGTATTTTGAAAGCAAACCCTGGTACAAATCAATTGGAGACAACAAAAAAGTTGCTTTAAATGACATAGAAAAGAAGAACATTACCTTCTTAAAAGACATAACCAAGACTTTAGAAGATCAGAAAAAAGAGCTGACTTCACAACTTAAAAATTTTAAAGAACTCGTTAATCAGGATAAAATTACCGAATTAAAAAGCAATTTTAATTTTAGCTATGAGCAAAAAGATAATACTGTAGAAAAGAAACTATTAAAAGAAGTTTTCAGCAAAATCATCTTAACGACATCAATTATTACAAAAACAAAGGAATGTTTAAAACAATTGAAGACAATGGATTTGTTCAGATTGAATACATGA